A stretch of the Thermofilum adornatum genome encodes the following:
- the ppa gene encoding inorganic diphosphatase gives MPLNIPPGKNPPEDIYVVVEIPLGSNIKYELDKESGMIFVDRVLFTSMVFPFNYGFVPKTLEEDGDPVDVVLLSYDSVAPGSVVRARPIGLLEMEDENGPDSKIIAVPHEKIDNRFAKIKDINDVDDVVKERIKHFFEHYKELEKGKWVKVRNWKGREAALEAIQKAIDRYNKSQK, from the coding sequence ATGCCTCTGAATATTCCCCCAGGGAAAAACCCTCCAGAAGACATTTATGTTGTCGTTGAGATCCCCCTTGGGAGCAACATAAAGTACGAGCTCGACAAGGAAAGCGGGATGATATTTGTCGACAGGGTTCTTTTCACGAGCATGGTCTTCCCCTTTAACTATGGCTTTGTCCCCAAGACGCTAGAAGAGGACGGCGACCCAGTAGACGTGGTTTTACTCAGCTACGACTCAGTGGCTCCCGGAAGTGTCGTCCGCGCTAGACCAATAGGTCTCCTCGAGATGGAAGACGAAAATGGACCCGACAGCAAAATCATAGCTGTGCCCCACGAAAAAATAGACAACAGGTTTGCAAAAATAAAGGACATCAACGATGTAGACGATGTAGTGAAAGAGCGTATTAAACACTTCTTTGAGCACTACAAGGAGCTAGAGAAGGGGAAATGGGTCAAAGTCAGGAACTGGAAAGGACGCGAAGCTGCCCTCGAAGCCATACAAAAAGCAATCGATAGGTACAATAAGTCCCAAAAGTAG
- a CDS encoding GTPBP1 family GTP-binding protein — translation MSSKLPKENETGAIEYKSRLSCNNPERIENLASQMRYRLFEGGGEAIYLLGFDDDGTPIGLTPQEEEETLQILDDVAGKIGAKIRVLEKAPVGNRSLVRVLVRVGREESPPVQTTIAVMGNVDAGKSTTIGTLCTGELDDGRGRSMRKIARFEHEIVTGRTSSVVVRLLGFDMDGRPINWNLPNPLDEAQIYLSSKKVVYFVDVGGHERYLRTALRGVMARLPDYIMLVVAANSGLQVMGREHLGVGLALRIPVFIVLTKIDLVDKKVLEATLIDTVETLRRVDRKPVVVKTLGDVYRLVELMPSGRVVPIFLISNTTGEGLSILTEFLNLLPPRLRWNENIDKPLLAYVSDVYDVKGVGPVVAVTIERGVIKEDDEVYIGPLQDSSWKKIRVKSIHINRTVASKAKAGEEATLAISGISYEELEKGLVVTQQELKPVWEFEAHIVVLKHPTTIRRGYQTVLHAHSIRSPVMFIYMSLEPMRTGDSGIVRLRFLYHPWYLETDTRIILRDSRTRAIGRITRLID, via the coding sequence CTCGTGTAACAACCCAGAAAGAATAGAGAATCTAGCTTCACAGATGCGTTACAGGCTGTTTGAGGGCGGGGGCGAGGCAATATATCTTCTTGGGTTTGACGATGATGGGACACCAATTGGTTTGACGCCACAAGAGGAAGAAGAAACCCTCCAAATATTAGACGACGTTGCAGGAAAAATAGGGGCAAAAATAAGAGTCCTCGAGAAAGCCCCAGTCGGAAACAGGAGTCTAGTTAGAGTTCTCGTGCGGGTAGGCAGGGAGGAGTCTCCACCTGTTCAGACAACGATAGCTGTTATGGGGAACGTGGACGCGGGGAAAAGCACAACGATAGGTACCCTCTGCACGGGTGAACTTGATGATGGAAGAGGAAGAAGCATGAGAAAAATTGCAAGGTTCGAACATGAAATAGTCACGGGTAGAACTTCCTCCGTTGTTGTAAGACTGCTTGGATTCGACATGGACGGCCGGCCAATAAACTGGAACCTTCCAAACCCACTAGATGAAGCACAGATATATTTGTCTTCTAAGAAGGTTGTCTACTTTGTAGATGTTGGAGGGCACGAAAGGTATCTGAGAACTGCGCTTAGGGGAGTAATGGCGCGTCTACCAGACTACATAATGCTTGTTGTCGCCGCTAATTCTGGTTTACAGGTGATGGGGAGGGAACATCTAGGCGTAGGACTTGCCCTACGTATCCCAGTCTTCATCGTGTTGACAAAAATAGATTTGGTGGATAAAAAGGTTCTAGAAGCCACCCTCATTGATACGGTTGAAACTCTCAGGAGGGTAGACAGAAAGCCTGTCGTCGTAAAGACTTTAGGGGATGTGTACAGGCTAGTCGAATTAATGCCGAGTGGACGCGTCGTCCCAATATTTCTAATATCAAACACAACAGGCGAAGGACTAAGCATCTTAACAGAGTTTTTAAACCTTCTACCACCCAGGCTCAGGTGGAACGAGAACATCGACAAGCCACTTCTAGCATATGTTAGCGATGTATACGATGTGAAAGGCGTTGGACCCGTAGTGGCTGTAACAATTGAAAGGGGAGTAATCAAAGAAGACGACGAGGTGTACATCGGACCCCTTCAGGATTCTTCATGGAAAAAGATACGTGTAAAATCCATTCACATAAACAGGACTGTAGCGTCCAAAGCTAAGGCTGGCGAAGAAGCTACTCTAGCAATTTCTGGAATAAGCTATGAGGAGCTGGAGAAAGGGCTTGTAGTAACTCAGCAAGAGTTAAAGCCTGTATGGGAGTTCGAGGCACACATCGTCGTGCTAAAACACCCTACGACTATTAGAAGAGGATACCAGACAGTTTTACATGCCCACTCGATTAGGAGCCCAGTAATGTTTATTTATATGAGCCTTGAACCCATGAGGACAGGGGATTCGGGGATTGTTAGGCTAAGGTTTCTCTACCATCCCTGGTACCTGGAAACCGACACAAGGATAATACTGAGAGATTCTAGGACGAGAGCAATAGGACGGATAACAAGGCTAATTGACTAA